From bacterium, the proteins below share one genomic window:
- a CDS encoding aspartate aminotransferase family protein: MGFSTMPDDDVFKLEDQFGAHHYTRLNTVIRRTEGAWLYTADGRKILDCLSAYSAANPGHHHPQIVKAIVHALTEGYGSVISNVVYTDVRAKFLKDLCDLVPQLGPRFGKEGNKALCKNGGVESVETAIKLARYYGYKAKGIADGKQEIIVFSSNFHGRMITVVSFSETPKYKEGFGPLTPGFKIAQYGDLKSVESLITPNTCGILVEPMQGEGGMYIPPAGFLTGLREIADKNNLMLIFDEIQVGLGRTGRDFCFQHEDVTPDAIIIGKAISGGLVPLSAMITNSKLMDMVFKPGADGSTYGGYSLAMAAGVAAIDVFKREKLSEKSAKMGAYLKAKIEKIAARSTHVKEVRGRGLFIGIEVKNGDAMVYCRKLLELDLLANDSHNHTIRISPPLVITEAEADYIAERLEKVLVD, translated from the coding sequence ATGGGTTTCTCAACCATGCCGGACGATGACGTGTTCAAGCTCGAAGATCAGTTCGGCGCGCATCACTACACCCGTCTCAATACTGTCATTCGCCGCACCGAAGGTGCTTGGCTGTATACCGCTGATGGCCGCAAGATTCTCGACTGCCTGTCTGCCTACAGCGCCGCAAATCCGGGTCATCATCACCCGCAAATCGTCAAAGCAATCGTACACGCCCTGACCGAAGGCTACGGCTCGGTCATATCTAACGTCGTTTATACCGATGTTCGCGCGAAATTCCTCAAGGACCTCTGCGATCTCGTTCCGCAACTTGGACCGCGTTTCGGCAAGGAAGGCAACAAGGCTCTCTGCAAGAATGGCGGCGTCGAGTCTGTTGAGACTGCGATTAAACTTGCCCGCTATTACGGCTACAAAGCCAAAGGCATCGCCGACGGCAAGCAAGAGATCATCGTATTCAGCTCGAATTTCCATGGCCGCATGATCACTGTCGTTTCGTTCTCCGAGACACCGAAATACAAAGAAGGCTTCGGCCCGCTGACGCCCGGTTTCAAGATTGCGCAATATGGCGATCTCAAGAGCGTCGAGTCGCTGATCACGCCGAACACCTGCGGTATTCTTGTCGAGCCTATGCAGGGCGAAGGCGGCATGTATATTCCGCCGGCAGGATTCCTGACCGGACTACGCGAAATCGCCGACAAGAACAACCTGATGCTAATCTTCGACGAAATCCAGGTTGGCCTTGGCCGTACCGGACGCGATTTCTGTTTCCAGCATGAAGACGTCACGCCAGATGCCATCATCATCGGCAAAGCCATCTCTGGCGGTCTGGTTCCGCTTTCGGCGATGATCACCAACTCCAAGTTGATGGACATGGTATTCAAGCCGGGCGCTGATGGATCGACCTATGGCGGCTATTCGCTGGCTATGGCGGCCGGTGTTGCGGCAATCGATGTGTTCAAGCGCGAGAAGCTGTCGGAGAAGTCCGCGAAGATGGGCGCATATCTCAAAGCCAAGATCGAGAAGATCGCCGCACGTTCGACTCATGTCAAGGAAGTCCGCGGCCGCGGGCTGTTTATCGGCATCGAGGTCAAGAACGGCGACGCGATGGTTTATTGCCGCAAGCTGCTTGAACTTGATTTGCTGGCAAACGACAGTCACAATCACACGATTCGTATCAGCCCGCCTTTGGTCATCACCGAAGCCGAGGCCGATTACATCGCCGAGCGTCTTGAGAAGGTTCTCGTCGATTAG
- a CDS encoding PD40 domain-containing protein, which yields MNRTFFIFVGLIVAVAISAFAAQTSKRFFLSKDATAIQEVITDQINSPILTLKELTDTVPAHYPHEFTQKFINKKFHMISVSPNDKKIAFVSGEPDQWLGVIDTDLRIYKFILFGKNTNFIDALWSPDSRYLAYAFKGPDRRIVVHLVEPPPADQVKPRPMNGWQYQANAEEYLRAIGWKATGKDTTFAFEVLDAKGKGLETINLPLHRQAPVGPLKSQGE from the coding sequence ATGAATCGCACTTTCTTCATTTTCGTCGGTCTGATTGTCGCTGTAGCGATATCTGCATTTGCCGCGCAAACCAGCAAACGCTTCTTCTTGTCCAAAGATGCCACGGCCATTCAGGAAGTTATCACCGACCAGATCAATTCGCCGATCCTTACTCTCAAGGAGTTAACGGATACGGTTCCGGCGCACTATCCGCATGAGTTTACCCAGAAGTTCATCAATAAGAAATTCCACATGATTTCGGTCTCGCCGAATGACAAGAAGATTGCTTTTGTGTCGGGCGAGCCGGACCAATGGCTGGGCGTGATTGATACTGATCTTCGAATCTACAAGTTCATACTTTTCGGCAAGAATACCAACTTCATTGATGCTCTCTGGAGCCCCGACAGCCGCTATCTGGCCTACGCATTCAAAGGTCCTGACCGCCGTATTGTCGTCCACTTGGTTGAACCGCCTCCGGCAGATCAGGTCAAACCGCGCCCGATGAATGGGTGGCAGTATCAAGCCAACGCCGAGGAGTATCTGCGCGCCATCGGTTGGAAGGCGACAGGCAAGGACACTACGTTTGCGTTCGAAGTACTTGATGCCAAAGGCAAGGGGTTAGAAACGATCAATTTGCCGCTTCACCGTCAGGCGCCGGTCGGTCCATTGAAATCACAAGGCGAATAA
- a CDS encoding glycosyltransferase family 4 protein, whose product MKILVAYPTRPSFVARDIEILKREHFVIEHSYYSPMSIGRGIRAVADCEMVFLWFASQRALPLVLAARMMGKPVVTVVGGYEAANCPEIEYGNARSERQKRFTRMILNRSQAIVAVSHSSKDSIVKNLGIDAARVSVIYHGFEDTAKLLSASERSTVLTVGRLEKESWLVKGLREFFLVARELPRFNFVLIGNVADYNREDAIASGVPNLSLIGEVPFTELGTHYARAKVYLQASRHESFGCSVAEAMLHGCIPVVRNVYALPEVVGDCGVIFKGDKVEAIVAAVRMAMSMDSSEGEKARQHVLLEFSYQRRQTALLRIIDTVGKTLSQK is encoded by the coding sequence GTGAAAATTCTCGTCGCTTATCCGACGCGGCCCTCTTTTGTGGCGCGCGATATTGAGATACTCAAGCGCGAGCACTTTGTAATCGAACACAGCTATTATTCGCCGATGAGCATCGGACGCGGCATTCGTGCTGTTGCCGATTGCGAGATGGTTTTCTTGTGGTTCGCTTCGCAGCGTGCGCTGCCGCTTGTCTTGGCGGCAAGGATGATGGGCAAGCCGGTCGTCACTGTGGTCGGCGGTTATGAAGCGGCGAACTGCCCGGAGATTGAGTATGGGAATGCGCGGAGTGAACGACAGAAACGCTTCACGCGCATGATACTCAATCGTTCGCAGGCGATTGTTGCGGTCTCTCACTCGTCGAAAGATTCCATTGTCAAAAACCTCGGAATCGATGCCGCCAGAGTGAGCGTTATCTATCACGGGTTTGAGGACACGGCCAAGCTTCTTTCTGCGAGTGAACGAAGCACGGTGCTTACCGTTGGTCGACTTGAGAAAGAGAGTTGGCTGGTCAAAGGTCTGCGAGAGTTCTTCCTTGTGGCGCGCGAATTACCTCGGTTCAATTTCGTACTCATAGGCAACGTTGCTGACTATAACAGGGAAGATGCCATTGCATCCGGTGTGCCCAACTTGAGCTTAATAGGGGAGGTCCCTTTTACGGAACTGGGGACGCACTACGCGCGGGCCAAGGTGTATCTTCAAGCGTCGCGCCACGAGAGTTTCGGATGCTCAGTAGCCGAGGCTATGCTTCACGGCTGCATTCCTGTAGTCCGGAATGTTTATGCTTTGCCTGAAGTTGTCGGTGATTGCGGAGTAATCTTCAAGGGGGATAAGGTTGAAGCGATTGTTGCCGCAGTTCGGATGGCGATGTCGATGGATTCTTCGGAAGGGGAGAAGGCGCGCCAACACGTTCTGCTTGAGTTTTCTTACCAACGGCGTCAAACGGCGCTGCTCAGAATCATTGACACAGTCGGGAAGACGCTTTCACAGAAGTAG
- the fusA gene encoding elongation factor G, with the protein MKEYLADQIRNIGLVGHGSCGKTSLAESILFSTKAIQRLGKVDDGTTVSDHTEEETRRKISISATLLHAEHKGCKINIIDMPGFADFIGEVVAGLRVVDTALIVVDALSGPESGTEYAFDLAETYRCPAAFIINKIEKEHVNFEATLAKLHDNVSPRCLPVQIPIGEALNFKGFVDILKMKGFEYNADGTTKEVPIPADVNAKATEAREKLTEAAAEADDALLEKFFESGELSQEDLDKGLKAAIAKRVLFPVFISAATSNKGALPLLDFVVTYFPDPTFVAETNALKDDKVVSIKLGENEPLCVFLFKTVAERHVGELSLFRIYSGHLKSGEEVFNSNKKNTEKVAQMFSLNGKERTDMPVVHAGDLGAFVKLKDARTGYTLCSRNSGIVMPPIEFPVSTIEFAAQTANKGEEDKLGAGLTALSHEDPTFHYEISPELHQTILHGQGELHLDVVCKKLKSNYGIEVELTQPKIAFRETITRKGEKAYRYKKQSGGRGQFGDVSIKIEPLARGGGFEFVDAITGGVIPAKFVPSVEKGVIEAMERGVISGNKVVDVRVTLFFGSYHTVDSSDMAFKIAGSIAFKEGAVECNPILLEPIYDLEITVPDSHTGDVMGDMSSRRGKILGMEPAGKYQRVKAQAPLSELFKYATSLRSMTGGRGRHTQKFGHYDPVPREITDKIVAEYEKHRTEDKH; encoded by the coding sequence TTGAAAGAGTATCTCGCTGACCAAATTCGCAACATTGGACTGGTAGGACACGGTAGCTGCGGCAAAACGTCTCTTGCCGAATCGATTCTCTTCTCCACCAAAGCTATCCAGCGTCTTGGTAAGGTTGACGACGGTACGACTGTCTCCGACCATACGGAGGAAGAGACACGCCGCAAAATCTCCATTTCTGCGACTCTGTTGCACGCCGAGCACAAGGGCTGCAAGATTAACATCATCGACATGCCGGGCTTTGCCGATTTCATCGGCGAGGTTGTTGCCGGATTGCGCGTAGTTGATACCGCGCTGATCGTTGTCGATGCCTTGAGCGGTCCCGAATCGGGCACCGAATATGCATTCGACCTGGCGGAAACGTATCGTTGTCCGGCGGCCTTCATAATTAACAAGATCGAAAAAGAACATGTGAATTTTGAAGCCACGCTTGCCAAGCTGCATGACAATGTCAGCCCGCGCTGTTTGCCGGTGCAGATTCCGATTGGCGAAGCGCTCAATTTTAAGGGATTTGTTGATATCCTTAAGATGAAGGGCTTCGAGTACAACGCCGACGGCACGACCAAAGAAGTGCCGATTCCGGCTGATGTCAACGCTAAGGCTACTGAAGCACGCGAAAAGCTTACCGAAGCTGCCGCTGAAGCCGATGACGCGCTGCTTGAGAAGTTTTTCGAGTCGGGCGAATTGTCACAAGAAGATCTCGACAAGGGACTCAAGGCAGCCATTGCCAAGCGGGTGCTATTCCCGGTATTCATCAGTGCGGCGACCTCGAACAAGGGTGCTCTGCCGCTGCTTGATTTTGTCGTCACCTATTTCCCGGATCCGACTTTTGTCGCTGAGACCAATGCGCTCAAGGACGACAAAGTTGTGTCGATCAAGTTGGGCGAGAACGAGCCGCTTTGCGTGTTCTTGTTCAAGACCGTAGCCGAGCGCCACGTTGGCGAGCTTTCGCTGTTCCGTATTTATTCGGGACACTTGAAATCGGGCGAAGAAGTTTTCAATTCGAATAAGAAAAACACCGAAAAGGTCGCCCAAATGTTTTCGCTCAACGGCAAGGAACGCACCGATATGCCGGTGGTTCATGCCGGTGATCTTGGCGCATTTGTCAAACTTAAGGATGCCCGTACCGGCTATACTCTTTGCTCGCGCAACAGCGGAATCGTCATGCCGCCAATCGAATTCCCGGTCTCGACGATTGAATTCGCCGCTCAGACGGCCAACAAGGGTGAAGAAGACAAACTCGGCGCCGGACTTACGGCATTGAGCCATGAAGATCCGACTTTTCACTATGAGATTAGCCCAGAATTGCACCAGACTATCCTCCATGGCCAGGGCGAGCTGCATTTGGATGTTGTTTGCAAGAAGCTCAAATCCAACTATGGTATTGAAGTCGAATTGACGCAGCCGAAGATTGCTTTCCGCGAGACGATTACGCGCAAAGGCGAAAAGGCGTATCGCTACAAGAAGCAGTCGGGTGGTCGCGGACAGTTTGGTGATGTTTCGATCAAGATCGAGCCATTGGCACGCGGCGGTGGATTCGAATTTGTCGACGCCATCACCGGCGGTGTGATTCCGGCGAAGTTTGTTCCTTCGGTCGAGAAGGGCGTGATTGAGGCAATGGAGCGCGGTGTCATTTCCGGCAATAAGGTCGTAGATGTGCGCGTGACGTTGTTCTTCGGATCATATCATACGGTTGACTCATCCGATATGGCATTCAAGATTGCCGGATCGATCGCCTTCAAAGAGGGCGCGGTCGAATGTAATCCGATTCTGCTTGAACCGATCTATGATCTCGAAATCACGGTTCCGGACAGTCATACCGGCGACGTGATGGGAGATATGTCTTCCCGTCGCGGCAAGATTCTTGGAATGGAGCCGGCAGGGAAGTATCAGCGCGTCAAGGCGCAGGCGCCGTTGTCGGAGCTATTCAAGTATGCGACCTCGCTGCGCTCGATGACAGGCGGCAGGGGACGACATACTCAGAAGTTCGGGCATTATGATCCGGTGCCGAGAGAAATCACGGACAAGATCGTAGCCGAGTACGAGAAGCACCGTACCGAGGATAAGCACTAA
- a CDS encoding outer membrane beta-barrel protein gives MKRFVISATLIVLLAASAGSAASLKSMMMVGPYAGYTLGLSGFDDYEDEFIKTSYGPGINFGGNFHYGLNEKMMIGGEIYFQSFKAEAESKDPNFSQVNYSESESGTSFLFSALYAMSYMQRAMLLLNAGAGLYDGGSDSDIGFFGGVMYQRMLKSTMSLYLMARMHFVMASETFMMLQLAVGLHFWLGNTGAPMEM, from the coding sequence ATGAAGAGATTCGTAATTTCCGCCACGCTTATCGTGTTGCTGGCGGCTTCCGCCGGTTCAGCGGCATCGCTCAAATCTATGATGATGGTTGGCCCTTACGCGGGTTACACCCTCGGCCTTAGCGGCTTCGATGACTATGAAGACGAGTTCATTAAGACTTCATATGGCCCTGGAATCAACTTCGGCGGCAATTTCCACTACGGTCTGAACGAGAAGATGATGATCGGAGGAGAAATCTACTTCCAAAGTTTCAAGGCTGAGGCGGAATCAAAGGATCCTAATTTTTCACAAGTGAACTATTCCGAGTCTGAGTCAGGGACGAGCTTCCTGTTCAGCGCACTATACGCCATGAGCTATATGCAGCGGGCGATGCTTTTGCTGAACGCAGGCGCCGGCCTATATGATGGCGGCTCCGATAGTGACATCGGTTTCTTCGGCGGCGTCATGTATCAGCGCATGCTGAAGTCGACAATGTCGCTTTATCTGATGGCTCGCATGCATTTCGTCATGGCGAGCGAGACATTCATGATGCTTCAGTTGGCAGTTGGTCTTCATTTCTGGCTGGGTAACACCGGCGCTCCAATGGAAATGTAG
- a CDS encoding outer membrane beta-barrel protein, whose protein sequence is MKKTLIAMVVLLMAASLSAQGIGDLKGKMAVGGFINYGIGFGKMFDDYEETFEDFTVKNETSLGISFGGKFLYGLAPKMAVAASVDRQSIKYKGEASGDLGGFEDIFNYDETESWIAINVNGVYFFSPEKKMCPYAEAGPGYYMPSHEDADSKFGINGGLGILYMVSPTVGVDLGGRFHMIFTEEEKTNYAEIHGGVNVFFGGTK, encoded by the coding sequence ATGAAGAAGACTCTTATTGCGATGGTGGTGCTTCTGATGGCCGCTTCGCTCTCCGCCCAAGGGATCGGCGATCTCAAGGGTAAAATGGCCGTCGGCGGATTTATTAACTACGGTATCGGCTTTGGAAAGATGTTTGACGACTACGAAGAGACCTTTGAAGACTTTACCGTCAAGAATGAGACCTCTCTCGGTATCTCGTTCGGCGGCAAGTTCCTTTATGGTTTGGCTCCGAAGATGGCGGTCGCTGCTTCTGTCGATCGTCAGTCCATTAAGTACAAGGGCGAAGCATCTGGCGACCTTGGCGGATTCGAAGACATATTCAATTATGACGAAACCGAAAGCTGGATCGCAATCAACGTGAACGGCGTCTATTTCTTCTCACCTGAAAAGAAAATGTGTCCGTATGCCGAGGCAGGTCCCGGTTACTATATGCCTTCGCACGAAGATGCCGACTCCAAGTTTGGAATCAACGGCGGTCTTGGTATCCTGTACATGGTCAGCCCGACCGTGGGTGTAGACCTCGGTGGTCGTTTCCATATGATCTTCACCGAAGAAGAGAAGACCAACTACGCCGAGATTCATGGCGGCGTAAATGTGTTCTTCGGCGGCACGAAGTAA
- a CDS encoding NAD(P)/FAD-dependent oxidoreductase: MTVNVPISNLPRLVIVGGGFAGLTLARKLKGADLQIILLDKNNYHTFQPLLYQVATAGLEPDSIAYPLRKILRSQKNLIFRMAEVAAVHPDTQEIETSIGRLRYDYLVMATGSRTNYFGNDKLGEKVMPLKSIQDAFNLRNFVLRRFEKALLTNDIDERESLISFVIVGGGPTGVETAGALAELKRHILPIDYPELDMRRMQIHVVEAAPRLLAAMSEPAGEHADKFLKELGVTIWLNAPVKDFDGINVVLGNGKSIRSGTVIWTAGVLGSPLKGLAADSLTRNQRVKVDNFNRVRGYENIFVIGDLACMPTESYENGHPMVAQVAMQQGRRLADNLMRLQRGKELRPFVYNNLGDLATVGRNRAVADFAHFKAQGFLAWVLWIFVHLMNLVGFRNKLVVLINWVWNYITYDRSIRLIFGGWRTTPSAPGKPAQSSSDQKPTTLVL, encoded by the coding sequence ATGACAGTAAACGTCCCCATATCGAATCTTCCCCGCCTGGTTATCGTTGGCGGCGGTTTTGCAGGGCTCACTCTTGCCCGTAAGCTGAAGGGCGCCGACCTGCAAATCATTCTCCTCGACAAGAACAACTATCACACTTTCCAGCCGCTTCTATATCAGGTAGCCACTGCCGGCTTGGAGCCAGATTCTATCGCGTATCCATTGCGCAAGATACTTCGCAGTCAAAAGAACTTGATCTTCCGGATGGCGGAGGTCGCGGCGGTACATCCCGACACGCAAGAGATCGAGACCAGTATTGGCCGTCTGCGCTATGATTATCTGGTGATGGCGACCGGTTCGCGCACGAACTACTTCGGCAACGACAAGCTGGGCGAAAAGGTGATGCCGCTTAAGTCGATTCAGGATGCGTTTAATCTCAGGAATTTCGTATTGCGCCGATTCGAGAAGGCGCTGTTGACAAATGACATCGACGAGCGCGAGTCGTTGATCAGTTTTGTTATTGTCGGCGGCGGACCGACCGGTGTTGAGACTGCCGGTGCGCTGGCTGAGTTGAAGCGGCATATACTTCCGATTGACTATCCCGAACTCGATATGCGCCGGATGCAAATCCACGTGGTCGAAGCAGCGCCGCGTTTGTTAGCGGCGATGTCGGAACCGGCAGGGGAGCATGCGGACAAATTCCTGAAGGAACTCGGAGTCACGATCTGGTTGAATGCGCCGGTCAAGGATTTCGACGGCATCAATGTCGTACTCGGGAATGGCAAGTCGATTCGCAGTGGAACCGTAATTTGGACGGCGGGAGTACTCGGCTCGCCGCTAAAGGGGCTCGCTGCCGATTCGCTCACGCGTAACCAGCGCGTCAAGGTTGATAACTTCAATCGCGTGCGCGGATACGAAAACATCTTCGTTATCGGAGACCTTGCCTGCATGCCGACAGAGAGCTATGAAAACGGACATCCGATGGTTGCTCAGGTCGCGATGCAGCAGGGGAGACGTCTTGCGGATAATCTCATGCGTCTTCAGCGCGGGAAGGAACTTCGCCCGTTTGTTTACAACAATCTGGGCGATCTCGCTACTGTGGGACGCAATCGCGCGGTCGCTGATTTTGCGCACTTCAAGGCGCAAGGTTTTCTGGCGTGGGTGTTGTGGATATTTGTGCACCTGATGAATCTTGTCGGATTCCGCAACAAGCTGGTGGTGTTGATTAACTGGGTTTGGAACTACATCACTTATGATCGCAGTATCAGACTGATTTTTGGCGGTTGGCGCACCACGCCGTCCGCGCCGGGGAAGCCAGCCCAGTCGTCATCTGACCAAAAGCCGACAACCTTGGTGTTGTGA